Genomic segment of Cyprinus carpio isolate SPL01 chromosome A13, ASM1834038v1, whole genome shotgun sequence:
GTCTGTATCTGATACTGGTCCAAAACTGGTCACATAGATATCAGTCTTCACCTCTGTTACTCGATCTATGTCACAGAGCAAAAGGAAACTCTAAATTACAACATTACCAACATTATTGTCTATAAGTCTACTCAATCTATAAGTCTAATGTGCTATATTGTTTAATGAAGCCATACAATAGTTTTGTGTGGAGATTAAAGTGCAATTACATTTGTGAAATTGCAGCAAAAttttgtgagcaaaaaaaaaaaaaaaaagcagccttcTGTTTTTCACCCATGTGTGGACCTCCCAAAAGCACAGTTTTCTATTGGAATGACTGGATTTCGTATGCAAAATGTTGATTAGATTAATGTGACATTTACCTTTAACTGTGAACAATAACATAAATTTCAGCCGGCTCCTCACATAAAACTATTGTAGGCTTCATAAGACTTTAAATATAGTAGAGGAGTCATGTGTACTTTTATGATATTGTTTTTTGAAGCTTGATAAATCAGCATCCACTTTCCTAGATGGAAAAAAAAGCTCAGATATCCTGCCTGAGATCtcctttgtgtttcacagatgaagGGAAAATAATCTGAGGTTAAAATGACATAGAGGTGAAAAAAGATGACAATTTCTGCATATCTGAGTGCACTATTACTTCATCTTATCTTTAGTGGAACCATGGCAACACTCCATTCTGGCTCTTAGCTCGACCTCATGTCCACTGactgtgtatgtgtttttatgtgctaGGCTCTGTAAATCTCAAAAAGGAAACATTTACAAGAAATCTATTTGCTTCATGGTGGGCGTCGCTTTTATGTTGCCAAGCTCAGAGTTTACAAACAATAGCAAGGGCCATAATATATATTAACACTGACAGACTACACAGGCAGGGATTCTTGATTGTTAAGTGGAACTGAGATTGTAGGTTTTGTTTTCCTCTCCTTCAATCATGCATGGCACGAAACTTCTCAGGTCATCAACACCTCTTTATAATTAGTTTATCAGAGGTAAAATCAGTTCAATGAGTGACAATGCATATAAACAATGAGCCTcttaaatgttttacatgttatgTTATTGACACATTTTATTGAATCCAGACATTTAATTTTGTCCTGTGGTCCTATTTTTGAaattcctaaaaagaaaaaaaacccaatcACAGTAATTTTGCTTAATAATACATCATTTACATCACCCCAACTTCAAGGAAGTTTCAGTTAGCTTGTGTGGAGTAAAATGACACGGCACTAATTCCCAAATCACACTCGTAGGTGTTCTTACCTCCAAGACCAGGTCTCAGCCTGTTGTCGTAGCCATCAAGCAGACGGTCCAAAATCCGTGTGAAGAgggtaatgttgtttttaaaggcATCTGAGCCGGATACATCTGCCTCAGAACTACACAAGATACATTTGGCATCTCAAAAGTCTGTTACATAAACATACTTACACAGAGCTGCATGCAGAGAAAGCTGTTCTCTACACACTTTGTCCAATAAAGTTATGAGATGATGACCATCTGGCAAAAACACAACCATGACAGCTGTACCAAAACACATGAGACTTCATTTTAGCAAACTTGTCTCTAAACAGCCAATCTACTAATGATTCCCTCAaggtgtgtttatatttaaatacaagtttatataataattagCTATCTTTTTTCTTTGTAGTAATTCTTCATTTTGTGACCATAAATATGTATGAAAATatggactttttaaaaataaaaacaaattttgaacTACGCAAACTGTCATAATTTAGTCGAAACTGACTGGCATAAAAGCTCCTTTCACTTCTGTCGTTACACTTTTATTAActcttacataaaaaaatttataggtattattttatatgtaaagttGTCTAATCACCATTCTTGCAGTGGGGCTGCTGTACTATGCAGATAACTGTCTAGTTATTCATCATCACCAACATAATATTTGTACGTCAAGCACCTGGTAAAGACAACAGAAAATTTGTGTTTAGACTGTTTCTGGCTGACTTCTGCACTTTTCCACTATAAACTTATTTAAACAACAGGTAACAGATGAGTTTATGTTCTTCTGATTCAAGAGAATGGCCTGCCAAACTACCTGCTCCACTCAATCTTGACAAAGAAATTTCATCACCTTTCTGTTGGTATCCTTGCATGAACATTACCATGTTTATAGGTGTAACTGGCAGTATTTTGTTATGAcaacaaagtaaataaaatgttaattaacgATTCTTTCACACTAGTCATAACATGTATGTACAGCTGTGGTCAAACttttacatacactttgcagtaattgcaaaatgttaatgttaatgttacttGCCCTGCTCAAAAGTTTTCATTCGCTTTATTCTTATTACTTAGTGCCTTGTTGGTCCAAAACAGTTAAACTGCAAGCTGTTCTtcaaaaaatccttcaggtcccacaaattctttggtttccatcatcttttgattatttaaatcctTTCCAATAATGATTTTGAGATGcttcttttcacactgaggacaactcaGGGACttatatgcaactattacaaaaggttcaaacactcactgatgctccagaaggaaacactaTGTATTAAGAGCCAGGAGTGTAAACTTTTGGACAGATTGAAGATgtgtaaatttttcttattttgcctccCCTTCAGAAGTTACAGAGGATACTTTcctgtttcccagaagacaaaatacaaaattcaatttaccctgatcttcaaattcaaaaagtgttCACctcctggctcttaatgcatcgtgtttccttctggagcatcagtgagagTTTAAACCTTTTGTAATAATTGCATGTAATTCGCTCAGTTGGATGgatttcaaaatcatacagtcattgttggaaagggttcaaatgccaaaagaatttgtgggacctgaaggatctTTCTGAACAGTGGACAGTTTaactgctcaggacaaacaaTGGACACAAATCCAGCtaatattttctcttgtggactgtatgtaaacatcttttatgtggaATATCTTATTTAGttcagtactaaatgaaaaataacatgcattttgtatgatccctcttattttgtcaaaataattaacattttgcagatactgcaaagtgtatgtaaaattttgaccacaacAATGTACTTGGTGACCATCGATTTCAATTGtatgaacataaaacaaaaaataaaagaaatttggtaacactttctatgaagacCATGCTTAAAATGAATTATAGCCCCATTTATGCGTACTTATACATAAGTATAactattctataaatatatttatacagacTCATTAAGACCTATACTGTGTTATAAGAAcagttataattacatttatattatttttgtaattacttATAAGGCTTGTATTTTCTTCTTCAGTGTGCATGCTCATAATCCATTATAGACTGCtttataaatgatcaaatataaaatagttcCAGAGAcacttaattcttaattattttattacaggaATTATTGTTCATTAGTTACATTTACAAGTAAACAACTTAAACTGATAATGAGCAATGTAATAATCTTCATTGTTTCTTAAAATAATCTTCATGGTTTCTTAACATTTGCTTTAAGAAAACTGCATCCTATGTtttcactttacttaaagccattaatgatgcatttatataggtTACTAACTAGTAGTAGTACTCACAATAAGCATTTATAAGAACTCAACACAACTGTTAATAACAATATATTCACTTATTTGACTGAAATATGTCTAATATATTAACATAGCAAAGCAGGTTGCAtcttaataaatacattcatggaaCCACACATCTACTTATAAATTAGTTTATAATGGATTATGAACATGCGCATTGAAAACTAAAATGCATGACTTATAGTTAAtcgtaaaaacaatataaatccaACCATAACTGTTCTTATATGCAGTATAGGTCTTAATGagtctttataaatgttttttttaaaaattaatactttctTATAAATAAGCATAAATAGAGCTATAATTCGTCATAAGCATGgtcttcatagaaagtgttaccagaaatttctctaaatgtcttttatgttccacagaagaaataaagtcataccgttttggaacaacatgagggtaagtaggctaaatgaagacagaattacTCACTTTTTTCCGTCCATTTTATATCTTAAAGTAGCCAGGCCTACTGTATGCTATTTTTCAAATGGTGACAATTAtaccttcttcttcttttttattttatttttatgttttaataaaaaatacagaagagagagagagagagagagagagagagacgttggGCATTACCATCCTATATTGGCCCgagaatttttgttttgcttaCCATGCACGCCATAAAGCCAGCAGAAACAGGTAGACTAGAAATCCATGCGAATGACCCCATCGCCGACTCATTGTTGAGTTATTCCCTGCCAAAGAAGTTATTTCAGTCTTCAacttagtttaaaaatatttatatgagaATGAATCAAGGCAAAACTTCCAGTGACATATTTCTGCGTGTAAGCGTTTTGCGTTTGTGCACACGCATCTCCAGAGCGCGCACTAATGTCAATGAGCTGGAGCCAGACAGCGAGCATTTGTATttcaaaagttttacattttgaagCTGTTGCAATTATACCAACCTATTATATTACAATGCTTTTACAGTTTAAATGATATCAATTAAAACCGTTCAACCAGAAGGAGATGTATTAAACTATCGCTGTCTTTTCAAGTTTCGACGTTCACAGTATTCACAGCCTCAGAAAACTGATCGATAATTAATAAGAGAAAATTTTTTACCTTCGATTCACCAAAGCGCAGCTCCTTTGAGACAAAGAAATAAGAAAAGTTGCGCCCCTGAACCTCGCGCTTCCAGAAGTGTCTCACCCGTAGACTGACGGGCGTATGCATATAGACTGGCACGCTGAGAGCACTGTTAGTGAGATATGCCTTCTTCTGTGAATCTTTACGGAAACAATCCAGAGGCGACTCCTGCTCGCCAAGACACACAGTCCGTCTATATATCCTGAGCTGCTCATCTGAGGGCTGAAGCGGCTTGTTTGTAATCCATAGGCGTGAGCCCGGAGAGCATCAAGTAGCCAAAAGACGCAAGAGGGGACACCGGGTCCTAGAGCCAGCACAGCTCACCCTTCTGCCCACTGGAGAGCGCATGGACATCGTGTTGTGTTAAATAAATAGTAGACTATAGTAATAAAATAgccaaaaattaaattatgtcagcatttctcaccctcatgtcattctaaacctatatgtttcttctgtggaaaataaaaatatctcagtACTTATTTTGTCCATCCAAAGGAAGTCATTGGTCACCAAAATGGTTGcctatatttttcaaaatatgttttactcaAACTTCAGCATTTTATTTCTTATGGATGTTTAATTGTTAGCTGTCtgtaagctcaccaaggctgcatttatttaattaaaaaaaaaaaaacacaaaaattacattttaaaataattgttttctgttttaatatattttaaaatattcctgtgatggcaaagctgaattttcagctgacattactccattcttcagtgtcagatccttcagaaatcactgtaatatgctgatttggtgttgtggtcaagttttatttttatattttttgtgttgagttgtgctgattaatatttatttatttatttatttatttatggaaaccggaaattcagaattctttgatgaatagaaagtccaaaagaacagcatttatttgaaataaaaatcttttgtaacattataaatgtctgttataaactgtcacttttggtcagttAACTCctaaaagatactttaaatgttttaaaaactttttaaaggtattttgtttgtttgtttacacacatGAACAGCTTTATATAGCATTTAATTGTCTGTTGCTGTGGATAATACTCCAGGAAGGAAGTATCTATTTCAAGCTTATATTGTTGACATTTGTTGACATTTTctgacatataaaataaaatgtatggcCAGAGATCCAGACAAGCTCTGCGGGCAGAATGTACAGAAAGCTAAAACACTGACAGGGAGCATAAGCAATATGTCAGGACCCAAGCGgctaaaatgcatatatatacaacataaacATTGTATGTGTCTGCAGACTAGCACACATATGTACACATTCAGCTCACACACACGTACATTGTGTCAAAGTCTTTCTAGAAAACAAGATACTTTGTTACAGAAAAACACTGGTTACTACGAGAAagataacattatttttgttttgttttttttactgccatATTTACTCTTGATATTTGTCTGATTGATAATGTCTCCTGGAGTTGCCAGTTTAGGTGGATGTATCAACAGGTTACCTTTGTGATGGTGCTGTGACACAGTAGTCTATTGAATTTCAGTACTGCGCTCTTGGGCTTTAaatgtatgagtttgtttcttcatcggaacagatttggagaaatatagcattttgtcacttgctcaccactggatcctctggGGTGAATGAGTGGCACCAGAATGAGAATTCAACAGATGattatcacaataatccacaacccAACTCCAGTATATAGATTAACatgttgtaaagtgaaaagctgtgtgtttgtaagaaacaaatccttcagaaacaataatttaatctgctctgatgaaacaaactcatctacatcttggatggcctgagagtgagcaaATTTTCAGAAAATCACAAAATTCATTTTGGATTGTGCTATTGTTCAAACTCATCAGaaatttataaagaaataaagtgttcATTTGTCACATGATACACTGAAtgattaaggggaaaaaaaagtaatttaattttaatttcacaccCAAAGATAACCagggaaatatatatttataataggcTACATGTCTTGTTtgtagctatttattttattttttccccttcatcCAGAGGCACGCAAACCCAAGAAACTGTAAGTGATATTatactgccacctgctgtcatGGACAGAATGTGCTTCTGCCAGAATATAATTAAAAccagaatcagaatttattttgttaaacacACAGGGCTGCTCTAAAGAAGGATTCTTCATATGTCTAATactgaatatacttttaaataaatattgtttacattAAGTGTTTCATACAAGTAAAAATCATCTTAATGGTCATGTTTATTTGACTAATTATTGAAAAGCGATAGAGAGGATTGAGAGAGCACGTTTTCATACATATGCACCTGAAACAATATAAATAACACCCCAGTAAGTGTCATTTTTGTGAGTCTCTAATGCCTGCATGTGTTAGCAGACTGTCTTCATCCCGGTCTCCATGGCAATACATCACGCACCATGAGACGCATTTGCAGGAAGCTGACGTCATGAGTTTCTTTCCCTAAAAATGAGGCGtcttgcatgtgtttgtgtacGTGTCTGGGCCAGGCTCTGAGTCACCACGTCATTGTATGTGTCTGATGACTGATTAATCAGATGGAAGGATAAATACAGCCGggtgatgcattttaaaatatagccgAATGAGTGAAAGCAGAGAACAGCAATGAAGGGAATTTTCAGATGGAGTGTACTTATGTCAGCCTGTCCTTATTTATGTAGTACTGTTATCagtgtgtatttatgcatttgcataatGTTTACATACTAATCGAAGTTCGTGCGCTgcataattctctctctctcatttatttgtattattttttttttaaatgttctattatAACCTTTGCGGCTTTGCTATGAAACAAGGGTTCCTCCTATGAGCAAGAAAGATCATTGCAACGCTATCCAGACAAACCATGATTAACAGAGAGGGTAAATCTTTGATCAGTTTAAGGAAAATTGATGCTGTGGTTTACTAACCAATCTATGCAGAGTTTGCGACTGATCTGTTTTTTAATGGATGACATTATAGATCATGGGATGTAGCTGTTGTGGttattgttttgatatttaatttgattagtgGTAAcggtttgaaagaaaaaagacgATGCTTTGTCAGGCTTCATGCAGGTATTATTGATATCAccacaaatattcaaaacatataGCACAACACAGCCGAACTTGCTAACATTTTTGTACAAAGAGTAAAAAGAGAACTATGCTTAagaccaaaaaagaaataaactttgTTTGCTGTacagattaatattttttatcagcATCTAAAATATCAGTATTTCATTTTAGGAATACATGTCCAAGTGTGAATTCATTATAAAAGTTCACTAAACTgtcattcattaaattaaaaaaagatttttttttgctgtaccCATAAATGGCTACAGAAAGCTATAGCTAAATGGTAGgcatttttagattattaaaacaaaattattattaaaaaaaataataataataacaaagcaatttaataattaatgggTTCTAAAATCAGTGATCAGATTAATGAAGTCCactaaaaatcaataaagaaaaatatttgaatatttcatcAGAACCTTTGAATACTTGAATATTTTCACAACACATCCTGGCTGATCTGCTACAATGACAGTCACTGGTGTTTTTTGCTGCGCTCCCTTCTGAATTTCAACAGATTCTTGTAACTATACTCAGCTTTGGATCTCAAGGCCACTAGGTGGAGTCAGTGGCTTTAATCAGGGCTCATAGAGAGCCAGGAGAATTTGAGGGTTCTCCACTGCTTCTCTCCAGCCCTTGTAATCAACATGTTTTATGTCCATGAGTGTATCCCAGAGGGAGCAGGCGAGTCCATGGTGGGGCAGCGCTGCTTACAGGATGGCACAGAAGAACTTCTTCTCCCTGAAGGGATTCTCGGATGCAGGCACGGGGGAGAGCAGGGGATCCTCTTTAGCGTGAGCGTCGCAGTATGATGTCAGATCTGCTGCTGCTTTGGAGACCTGATGTTGATTCATGAAAACACAAACAGTCACCAAACAATCCTCACTGTATTTTCACTCTTAACCAAGTTAAATGGATTCATTTGAATGAAATAATACCTTAATCCTGTCAATATTGGCCTCCATCTTGAGCTGCTCCACTAGTTTGCGGGCCTGAGCAATGCTAGCAGTGTTATTGGTGGCCATGAGGCTGCCGGTTCAGGTCTGTTGCACTGTAACACACATGGAAGAACAAGTTCAGCATAATTGGCATGAtatacactctttaaaaaaaaggtgcttcacgatgcaaTAGaataacctttttgtctaaatggttccataaagaaccgttaacatctgaagaacctttctgtttcacaaaagattctttgcggctaaagaaggttcttcagattataaaaacgtaagaaagagatggttctttaaagaacctatgactgaatggttctttgtgaaaccaaaaatggttcttctattgtttgaagaaccttttgaagcacctttattttttaagagtgtatatggataaatgtttaaaatatagcaagaaaattgaaaattatttctaATTGAGCAAAACAGTTGTGATGTTCTCTaatgcaggggttttcaaactgggttTCAGGACGACATTTGGAGGAGTTatgtacaattataaaataactaaataaataaaattcaatcaaactaatcaaattaaaatggtaaatttTTCATTCTGCTTTTAAAATCATGAGATTCATCACAAACACTTACACTACTATTTGAAAGATTGGGGTGAGAAtgagtttcttttcatttttttaactgatcataagtgacaataaaaacactgataatgttgcaaaagattttgatttcaaataactgtgacttttaaactttttagaaGATTAGAATGattccttaaata
This window contains:
- the gng2 gene encoding guanine nucleotide-binding protein G(I)/G(S)/G(O) subunit gamma-2, whose protein sequence is MATNNTASIAQARKLVEQLKMEANIDRIKVSKAAADLTSYCDAHAKEDPLLSPVPASENPFREKKFFCAIL